Proteins encoded in a region of the Sphingomonas jaspsi DSM 18422 genome:
- a CDS encoding DUF4893 domain-containing protein, with amino-acid sequence MRPILIAALATLSACSTVPGTAPRPTGDWRSTVTDADRSRLAGWRTAFTRALDQARKSGHGAEIDAEGALLKPDAALGPTPIPNGTYRCRTIKVGAKSEGMLDYIAYPAFNCRIQQERNLQGFAKLSGSQRQVGLIFPDSAIRQAFLGTLELGDEARPMQYGVDPDRDVAGWVERVGDNRWRLIMPYPRFESTLDVLELVPAN; translated from the coding sequence ATGAGACCGATCCTCATCGCCGCGCTTGCGACACTAAGCGCCTGTTCGACCGTTCCCGGAACTGCACCGCGCCCGACGGGCGACTGGCGATCCACGGTGACCGATGCGGATCGAAGCCGGCTCGCGGGGTGGCGCACGGCCTTTACCCGCGCGCTGGACCAGGCGCGCAAGTCCGGACATGGCGCGGAAATCGATGCCGAAGGCGCGTTGCTGAAACCGGATGCCGCCCTTGGGCCGACCCCGATTCCGAACGGGACCTACCGTTGCCGCACGATCAAGGTCGGCGCGAAGAGCGAGGGCATGCTGGACTATATCGCTTATCCTGCCTTCAATTGCCGCATCCAGCAGGAACGTAATCTTCAAGGCTTCGCCAAGCTCAGCGGATCGCAGCGCCAGGTCGGCCTCATCTTCCCCGACAGCGCGATCCGTCAGGCATTTCTCGGCACGCTCGAACTCGGCGACGAAGCGCGGCCCATGCAATATGGCGTCGACCCGGACCGCGACGTCGCCGGCTGGGTCGAACGCGTCGGCGATAACCGCTGGCGCCTGATCATGCCCTACCCCCGCTTCGAATCGACGCTCGACGTCCTCGAGCTTGTCCCCGCAAATTAG
- a CDS encoding amidohydrolase → MTRSLIALLAATTIAAPVFAAGVDTAVKVDMPQLMTLYRDLHASPELSMEEVKTSAKLAVEMRKLGFTVTEKVGKTGVVSVLKNGAGPTLLIRADMDGLPVVEQTNLPFASKVRTTARSGVETGVMHACGHDTHMTSFIGTARQLAVRKGEWSGTLVMVLQPGEETGEGALAMLNDGLYSRFPKPDTSIAFHDAANLPAGTIGVTPGYALANVDSVDLTVHGIGGHGAYPQTTRDPIVLASKIVMALQTLVSREVDPQSPAVVTVGSFQAGAKHNIISDEARLLITVRSYTPEVRKQLIDGIKRIARGEAIASGLPDDKLPTVVVHDEMFTPSTFNTEALANHALDLFAAKFGKDRVVKAKPVMGGEDFSRFWMADESKQSLIFWVGGVPQAKWDAVKGDPSKLPSLHSPFWAPDAEKVISTATEAMTTLALDVLKKG, encoded by the coding sequence ATGACCCGCAGCCTCATCGCCCTCCTCGCCGCCACGACCATCGCCGCGCCCGTGTTTGCCGCGGGCGTCGATACGGCGGTCAAGGTAGACATGCCGCAGCTGATGACCCTCTATCGCGACCTCCACGCCAGTCCCGAACTGTCGATGGAGGAAGTGAAGACGTCGGCCAAGCTGGCGGTGGAAATGCGCAAGCTCGGCTTCACCGTGACCGAGAAGGTCGGCAAGACCGGGGTCGTTTCGGTGCTGAAGAACGGTGCAGGCCCGACCCTGCTCATTCGCGCCGACATGGACGGGCTGCCGGTGGTCGAACAGACCAACCTGCCCTTCGCGTCCAAGGTACGGACCACCGCCCGCAGCGGGGTCGAGACTGGCGTCATGCACGCCTGCGGCCATGACACCCACATGACCAGCTTCATCGGGACCGCCCGCCAGCTTGCGGTGCGCAAAGGTGAATGGTCGGGCACGCTTGTGATGGTGCTGCAGCCTGGCGAGGAAACCGGCGAAGGCGCACTGGCGATGCTCAACGACGGCCTTTATTCGCGCTTCCCCAAGCCCGACACGTCCATCGCTTTCCACGATGCCGCCAACCTGCCCGCAGGGACGATCGGCGTGACGCCGGGCTATGCGCTGGCCAACGTCGACAGCGTCGACCTTACCGTCCACGGCATCGGCGGGCACGGCGCCTATCCCCAGACGACCAGGGATCCGATCGTGCTGGCCTCGAAAATCGTCATGGCGCTGCAAACGCTGGTCAGCCGCGAGGTCGATCCCCAATCGCCCGCCGTCGTCACCGTCGGCAGTTTCCAGGCCGGGGCCAAGCACAACATCATCTCCGACGAGGCGCGGCTGCTGATCACGGTCCGCAGCTACACGCCCGAGGTGCGCAAGCAGTTGATCGACGGCATCAAGCGCATCGCGCGCGGCGAGGCCATCGCGTCGGGCCTGCCCGACGACAAGTTGCCGACCGTGGTGGTCCATGACGAAATGTTCACCCCGTCGACCTTCAACACCGAAGCGCTGGCGAACCATGCGCTCGACCTGTTCGCCGCCAAGTTCGGCAAGGACCGGGTGGTGAAGGCCAAGCCGGTGATGGGCGGCGAGGATTTCAGCCGCTTCTGGATGGCCGACGAAAGCAAGCAGAGCCTGATTTTCTGGGTCGGCGGCGTGCCCCAGGCGAAGTGGGACGCGGTCAAAGGCGATCCTTCCAAGCTCCCCTCGCTGCACTCGCCGTTCTGGGCCCCCGACGCCGAAAAGGTCATCTCGACCGCGACCGAAGCCATGACGACACTGGCGCTGGATGTGCTGAAGAAGGGTTGA
- a CDS encoding DUF302 domain-containing protein: MADPVSSNLLRRAFAISVLMSAAAATAQVPAPAAPTAAATAQGVLRSGSAHSVDDTVARIKSAVEAKGIRYFAAIDQKALGDGANLSIRKSTLVLFGNPPLGVQFIQSNPYAGLDWPVRMLVRETEDGSTEIAWTDFAFVGRRYGITDKDVQLKMASEVAATIAAEAGQ, from the coding sequence ATGGCGGATCCCGTTAGTTCCAACCTGCTTCGCCGCGCCTTTGCCATTTCGGTGCTGATGAGCGCGGCCGCTGCGACTGCCCAGGTCCCTGCACCTGCCGCGCCGACCGCCGCTGCCACCGCGCAGGGTGTGCTGCGGTCGGGCAGCGCCCATTCGGTCGACGACACCGTCGCCCGCATCAAATCCGCGGTCGAAGCCAAGGGCATTCGCTATTTTGCCGCAATCGACCAGAAGGCGCTGGGCGACGGCGCCAACCTGTCGATCCGCAAGTCGACGCTGGTCCTGTTCGGCAACCCGCCGCTTGGCGTCCAGTTCATCCAGTCCAATCCCTATGCCGGTCTCGACTGGCCGGTGCGGATGCTGGTGCGCGAGACCGAGGACGGATCGACCGAGATCGCCTGGACCGACTTCGCCTTCGTCGGTCGCCGTTACGGCATCACCGACAAGGATGTCCAACTGAAGATGGCGAGCGAAGTCGCCGCCACCATTGCCGCCGAGGCCGGTCAATAG
- a CDS encoding YeeE/YedE thiosulfate transporter family protein → MPPIPLLLLGIACAGLMGYAIQRGATCMVAAMDELVSKRKATRLIALVEAAAIVAGGLALARLDGHLAMEPVTYAITASTVAGGVLLGLGAFWAGACVFGAIARLGSGQWAYALVPTGFFLGCLIAGPVLRAAPAMASNGMSPVFVAASWLTVPLGLLLLWRAAKAYGHARSGQLASYVWSPHVATAVIGLTFVILLLAVGPWSYTEYLASAARGMSSGASWKGLLFVALLGGAIVGGWTAGRLKAIVPTPADLARCLGGGALMGAGSVLIPGSNDGLILIGTPLLHLYAWVALGVMALTIVVAMLIQRRAKSVAGVKQKA, encoded by the coding sequence ATGCCCCCCATCCCGCTCCTGCTGCTCGGCATCGCCTGTGCGGGACTGATGGGCTATGCGATCCAGCGCGGCGCGACGTGCATGGTCGCCGCGATGGACGAGCTGGTATCGAAGCGGAAAGCGACGCGGCTGATCGCACTGGTCGAGGCCGCGGCCATCGTGGCGGGCGGCCTCGCCCTCGCCCGCCTGGACGGCCATTTGGCGATGGAGCCGGTAACCTATGCCATCACCGCGTCGACCGTCGCCGGGGGCGTGCTGCTCGGTCTCGGCGCTTTTTGGGCCGGCGCTTGCGTGTTCGGCGCGATCGCGCGGCTGGGGTCGGGGCAGTGGGCCTATGCCTTGGTGCCGACCGGATTCTTCCTCGGCTGCCTGATCGCAGGACCTGTCCTCCGCGCAGCCCCGGCGATGGCCAGCAATGGCATGTCGCCGGTATTTGTCGCCGCGTCATGGCTCACCGTTCCGCTCGGCCTGTTGTTGCTCTGGCGTGCGGCCAAGGCCTATGGCCATGCGCGCAGCGGCCAATTGGCCAGCTATGTCTGGTCGCCTCACGTCGCGACCGCGGTCATCGGCCTCACCTTCGTGATCCTGCTGCTGGCAGTCGGGCCGTGGAGCTACACCGAATATCTCGCATCCGCCGCGCGCGGCATGTCGAGCGGTGCCAGCTGGAAAGGCCTCTTGTTTGTCGCCCTGCTCGGCGGCGCGATCGTCGGCGGATGGACGGCCGGGCGTTTGAAAGCGATCGTTCCGACCCCCGCCGACCTCGCCCGCTGCCTCGGCGGCGGAGCGCTGATGGGGGCCGGTAGTGTCCTCATTCCCGGCAGCAACGACGGGCTGATCCTGATCGGCACGCCACTTCTTCACCTTTACGCGTGGGTCGCTCTCGGGGTGATGGCACTGACCATCGTCGTCGCGATGCTGATTCAGCGCCGTGCGAAAAGCGTGGCGGGAGTGAAACAAAAGGCGTAA
- a CDS encoding LysR family transcriptional regulator has protein sequence MEMQQVRYFLAVARTLNFTRAAEECHVTQPALTRAIKQLEEELGGELIRREGRNSHLTDLGNRMLPLLNQCYDSALTAKRLADKVKRGDISCLAVAVSQTLDLDLLMGPLGEMQRGFPGLQLKLRRGNGAQILEMLKNGDVELAIGGPLGDTWERIDSWPMFTEAFDLVVCADHELARQNCPDLDVELVRESRFLHYAGSDPAELSPDVISSRGLPYDGSHEVDSVRDLEALIVASFGLAIMPASAMKSPRVRHIPCSALDLKRTVAIYSVAGRERSKEAGALLNLLRSTDWSDRLVAANRSLADQVHAA, from the coding sequence ATGGAGATGCAGCAGGTCCGATATTTCCTCGCCGTCGCGCGGACGCTCAACTTCACGCGCGCTGCGGAAGAATGCCATGTCACCCAGCCCGCCCTCACCCGCGCCATCAAGCAGCTGGAGGAGGAACTTGGCGGCGAGCTGATCCGCCGGGAAGGGCGCAACAGTCATCTGACGGACCTCGGCAACCGGATGCTGCCGCTGCTCAACCAGTGTTACGACAGCGCGCTCACTGCCAAGCGGCTCGCCGACAAGGTCAAGCGCGGCGACATCAGCTGCCTTGCCGTGGCGGTTTCGCAAACGCTCGACCTCGACCTGTTGATGGGGCCGCTGGGCGAGATGCAGCGCGGATTTCCTGGCCTTCAGCTCAAGCTGCGCCGCGGCAATGGTGCGCAAATCCTGGAGATGCTCAAGAACGGCGACGTCGAGCTCGCCATCGGCGGTCCGCTCGGCGACACGTGGGAAAGAATCGACAGCTGGCCGATGTTCACCGAGGCCTTCGATCTGGTGGTCTGCGCGGACCATGAACTGGCACGGCAAAACTGCCCCGACCTCGACGTGGAGTTGGTCCGGGAATCGCGTTTCCTGCATTACGCAGGAAGCGACCCGGCGGAGCTCAGTCCCGATGTAATCTCGTCGCGCGGGTTGCCATATGACGGCTCCCACGAAGTGGATTCCGTGCGCGACCTCGAAGCCTTGATCGTGGCCAGCTTCGGCCTAGCGATCATGCCGGCGAGCGCGATGAAGTCGCCGCGCGTGCGGCACATTCCCTGCTCTGCGCTCGACCTCAAGCGCACCGTCGCCATCTACAGTGTAGCCGGCCGCGAACGGTCGAAGGAAGCGGGCGCGTTACTCAACCTGCTGAGATCGACCGACTGGTCCGACCGCCTAGTCGCTGCGAACCGTAGCCTCGCGGACCAGGTCCACGCCGCGTAG
- a CDS encoding peroxiredoxin-like family protein: MTHPMVQALEDAVQQCRGKGTSLSDRLQMIADLVRDRAPPFAVQVDNFVGRLDAAKAGSNAPQVGEPMPRFTMPDQNGRFVSLDSLLEKGPVVLAFHRGHWCPYCRLNMAGLAEIEDRAAPAQIVGISAETQQYTRKLQQEAGGHFPILSDVGAGYALSMNLVVWVDQQMSSMIEGAGWDIPLYQGGTDWILPIPAVFVVRQDGIIAARHVDPDYRKRMELDDLLRGVDLVREATVRSD, from the coding sequence ATGACCCACCCGATGGTCCAGGCACTTGAAGATGCGGTGCAGCAGTGCCGCGGCAAGGGCACGTCATTGTCCGACCGGTTGCAGATGATCGCCGACCTGGTTCGCGATCGCGCCCCGCCCTTTGCGGTTCAGGTCGACAATTTCGTCGGAAGGCTGGACGCCGCAAAGGCCGGGTCGAACGCGCCGCAGGTGGGGGAGCCGATGCCGCGCTTCACCATGCCCGACCAGAATGGACGTTTCGTCAGCCTCGACAGCCTGCTGGAAAAAGGGCCGGTCGTGCTGGCCTTCCACCGCGGCCACTGGTGTCCCTATTGCCGGCTCAACATGGCCGGGCTGGCCGAGATCGAGGATCGCGCGGCACCTGCGCAGATCGTCGGCATTTCGGCCGAGACCCAGCAATATACCCGAAAATTGCAGCAGGAGGCGGGTGGCCATTTTCCGATCCTGTCGGACGTCGGTGCGGGCTATGCGCTGTCGATGAACCTCGTGGTGTGGGTCGACCAGCAGATGTCGAGCATGATCGAGGGCGCCGGCTGGGACATTCCGCTCTACCAGGGCGGGACCGACTGGATTCTGCCGATCCCGGCGGTGTTCGTCGTGCGACAGGACGGCATTATCGCCGCCCGCCACGTCGATCCCGATTATCGCAAGCGGATGGAGCTGGACGACCTGCTACGCGGCGTGGACCTGGTCCGCGAGGCTACGGTTCGCAGCGACTAG
- a CDS encoding redoxin domain-containing protein → MNVNPSPVEQAYLRAIATGATMTRRLEMVAEAARIHRPEYTALVDDFVRRLDIVRTGDAAPVEGQAMPSFTLPDHDGHFVRLEELTGETPLVIAFHRGHWCPYCRLNMMGLAEVSDRIAPARIVTISTETQRYTRGLRDLAKADFPFLTDVSAGYALQLGLAVWIDPALAQIIASVGWDVPSYQGGTDWVMPVPAVFVLDAKGIVRTRHIDRDYRRRMDMDDLVAAVRALA, encoded by the coding sequence ATGAACGTCAACCCGTCGCCGGTCGAGCAGGCCTATCTGCGTGCCATCGCCACCGGCGCGACCATGACGCGGCGACTGGAAATGGTGGCGGAAGCAGCGCGCATCCACCGTCCCGAATATACAGCGCTGGTCGACGATTTCGTGCGGCGGCTGGACATCGTCCGGACGGGGGACGCGGCGCCGGTGGAAGGGCAGGCGATGCCGTCCTTCACTCTGCCCGATCATGACGGGCATTTCGTCCGGCTGGAGGAGCTGACGGGCGAAACCCCGCTCGTCATCGCCTTCCACCGCGGACACTGGTGCCCCTACTGCCGGCTCAACATGATGGGCCTGGCCGAAGTGTCGGACCGGATCGCCCCGGCGCGGATCGTCACCATCTCGACCGAGACGCAGCGCTACACGCGGGGCCTGCGCGATCTCGCCAAGGCCGACTTCCCCTTCCTGACCGATGTGTCGGCAGGGTACGCCCTTCAGCTGGGGCTGGCAGTGTGGATCGATCCGGCGCTTGCGCAAATCATTGCGTCGGTCGGCTGGGATGTGCCCAGCTACCAGGGCGGAACCGACTGGGTGATGCCGGTCCCGGCGGTCTTTGTCCTCGACGCAAAGGGTATCGTCCGCACGCGACACATCGACCGCGACTATCGTCGACGCATGGATATGGACGATCTTGTCGCTGCGGTCCGCGCTCTCGCTTAA
- a CDS encoding patatin-like phospholipase family protein → MRNIAQEVKECGQTVLVLQGGGALGAYQVGVYEALAEAGVEPDWVVGTSIGAINSAIIAGSPKGERMDRLCEFWRRVEQKQFFSSLMPDWISSAARNAVAVSTGVPGFFEPNPKAFLSPHFPLGPDAAGYYSVDRLEKTLSDLIDLDQLNSGDVRLTVGASSVRSSEMVYFDSRDMTLDLRHVMASGALPPAFPAVRIDGELYWDGGILSNTPVEVVFDDNPRLNSMVFAVHIWNPHGPEPRSIWEVMNRQKDLQYSSRSHQQIKRQRQLHKLRHIIAELSALVPDHKLAGNRLKEMSGYGCTTRMHVVRLLAPALEYEDHSKDIDFSPEGIRQRREAGYRHTMDTLDKGPWRDPIDPLEGLVLHEACGGEMVETSAAKA, encoded by the coding sequence ATGCGCAACATTGCCCAGGAAGTGAAAGAATGCGGCCAGACCGTTCTGGTGCTGCAAGGCGGGGGCGCGCTCGGCGCCTATCAGGTCGGCGTCTATGAAGCGCTGGCCGAAGCAGGGGTGGAGCCCGACTGGGTCGTCGGCACGTCGATCGGCGCGATCAATAGCGCGATTATCGCCGGATCGCCTAAGGGCGAGCGCATGGACCGGCTGTGCGAATTTTGGCGGCGGGTCGAACAGAAGCAGTTCTTCTCATCATTAATGCCAGACTGGATTTCCTCCGCGGCGCGTAATGCTGTTGCGGTATCGACCGGCGTGCCGGGTTTCTTCGAACCCAACCCCAAGGCCTTTCTCAGCCCGCACTTCCCACTCGGACCCGACGCGGCGGGCTATTATTCAGTCGACCGGCTGGAAAAGACGCTGTCCGACCTCATCGACCTCGACCAGCTCAACAGCGGCGACGTTCGCCTTACCGTCGGCGCATCGAGCGTGCGGTCGAGCGAGATGGTCTACTTCGACAGCCGCGACATGACGTTAGACCTGCGCCATGTCATGGCGTCGGGTGCACTGCCCCCTGCCTTTCCGGCCGTGCGCATCGACGGCGAGCTTTATTGGGATGGCGGCATTCTGTCGAACACGCCCGTCGAGGTGGTGTTCGACGACAATCCGCGGCTCAACTCGATGGTGTTCGCGGTCCATATCTGGAACCCCCATGGCCCCGAACCGCGATCGATCTGGGAGGTGATGAACCGCCAGAAGGACCTTCAATATTCCAGCCGCTCGCACCAGCAGATCAAGCGCCAGCGCCAACTGCACAAGCTCCGCCACATCATTGCCGAGCTGTCCGCTCTGGTGCCGGACCACAAGCTCGCCGGTAACCGGCTGAAGGAAATGAGCGGATATGGCTGCACGACCCGCATGCATGTCGTCCGCCTGCTGGCGCCCGCGCTGGAGTATGAGGATCATAGCAAGGACATCGACTTTTCGCCGGAAGGCATTCGCCAACGCCGCGAAGCAGGCTATCGTCACACCATGGACACGCTCGACAAGGGCCCATGGCGCGACCCGATCGACCCGCTCGAAGGCCTGGTGCTGCATGAAGCATGCGGCGGCGAAATGGTCGAAACCTCGGCGGCCAAGGCCTGA
- a CDS encoding NAD(P)/FAD-dependent oxidoreductase encodes MNGRRPHVLIIGAGFGGLTAARRLARAPVDVTLVDRRNHHIFQPLLYQVATAALSPADIARPIRSIMAPFKNVRVLLDQVVDVDKHARTARFASGRSERFDYLIVATGARHSYFGRDHWSDHAPGLKSIEDATEVRRKILLALEHAETETDEAARKALLTFVVIGGGPTGIEMAGAIAELARRSVSEEFRHITPHCSRVILVEAGPRLLPAFPDDLSAAAKVSLEELGVEVILGQAVTAIDEAALAVGATQIAAKTVVWAAGVQASSAAQWLQADRDPAGRVKVGQACDLLDAPGIYVVGDTAHYIGPDGRPLPGIAPVAKQQGRYVATRIINDLRGRYTGPFHYRHFGNLATIGRRRAVIDFGRLRITGLPAWLLWSVAHVYFLVGFRNRLAVGASLAWNYLTFARHARLITGEYQSSAAQQPAE; translated from the coding sequence ATGAACGGTCGCCGTCCGCACGTCCTGATTATCGGCGCGGGTTTCGGCGGGCTGACCGCCGCGCGGAGGCTCGCCCGTGCGCCGGTCGACGTGACCCTGGTCGACCGGCGCAATCATCACATTTTCCAGCCTCTGCTTTACCAGGTCGCCACGGCCGCCCTGTCGCCGGCCGACATCGCGCGCCCGATCCGCAGCATCATGGCCCCGTTTAAAAATGTCCGCGTCCTGCTGGATCAGGTGGTCGACGTGGACAAACACGCGCGGACTGCCCGTTTCGCTTCGGGTCGGTCCGAGCGCTTCGACTATCTGATCGTCGCGACCGGCGCGCGGCACAGCTATTTCGGTCGCGACCATTGGTCGGACCATGCGCCTGGCCTCAAATCGATAGAGGATGCCACCGAGGTCAGGCGCAAAATCCTGCTCGCGCTTGAACATGCGGAGACCGAAACCGACGAAGCGGCGCGCAAGGCGCTGCTGACGTTCGTGGTTATCGGCGGCGGCCCGACCGGGATCGAAATGGCCGGGGCCATCGCCGAGCTGGCACGTCGTTCGGTGTCGGAAGAATTCCGCCACATCACGCCGCATTGCTCGCGCGTAATATTAGTCGAGGCCGGTCCTAGACTGCTGCCCGCATTTCCGGACGATCTGTCCGCTGCCGCAAAGGTGTCGCTGGAGGAACTGGGGGTAGAGGTGATACTCGGCCAAGCGGTCACCGCGATCGACGAAGCCGCTCTTGCTGTCGGCGCTACCCAGATTGCCGCTAAAACCGTCGTCTGGGCGGCCGGCGTCCAGGCTTCGTCTGCGGCGCAGTGGCTGCAGGCCGACCGCGATCCCGCCGGACGGGTCAAGGTCGGGCAGGCATGCGACCTGCTCGACGCGCCCGGCATCTATGTCGTCGGCGATACTGCTCACTACATAGGCCCTGATGGCAGGCCGCTTCCTGGCATCGCACCGGTGGCCAAACAGCAGGGCCGGTATGTCGCGACGCGCATCATCAACGATCTTCGCGGGCGCTACACCGGCCCGTTTCATTACCGCCACTTCGGCAATCTCGCGACCATCGGGCGGCGGCGCGCGGTCATCGACTTTGGTCGGCTGCGGATCACCGGTCTCCCCGCCTGGCTGCTGTGGTCAGTAGCTCACGTCTACTTTCTGGTCGGCTTCCGCAACCGTCTCGCTGTCGGCGCCTCACTGGCCTGGAATTATCTCACCTTCGCTCGTCACGCCCGGCTCATCACCGGCGAATATCAATCGTCGGCGGCGCAGCAGCCCGCCGAATAG
- a CDS encoding 3-hydroxybutyrate dehydrogenase produces the protein MDMPTTQTRATADRPLDGQVAIVTGSTSGIGLGIARAFAAGGASVVINGIADQREIDRLCSECEGLGHSAVYDGANLMDPVQASGLVSNTLDRFGRVDILVNNAGIQHVSPIEEFPVDKWDAIIALNLSATFHTIRAALPGMKARGRGRIINVASAHALVASPFKSAYVAAKHGVLGLTKTVGLEAAREGVTCNAICPGYVWTPLVEKQIDDTAKARGISREEVIENVLLAAQPSKKFATVEELGALAVFLASDMGASINGTALSVDGGWVAQ, from the coding sequence ATGGACATGCCCACCACACAGACCAGGGCGACTGCGGACCGGCCGCTCGATGGCCAGGTGGCGATCGTCACCGGATCGACCAGCGGCATCGGGCTGGGCATCGCCCGCGCCTTTGCTGCGGGCGGCGCCAGCGTCGTCATCAACGGTATCGCCGACCAGCGCGAGATCGACCGGCTGTGCAGCGAATGCGAAGGGCTGGGGCATAGCGCGGTCTACGATGGCGCGAACCTGATGGACCCTGTGCAGGCCAGCGGCCTGGTGTCGAACACCCTCGACCGCTTTGGCCGCGTCGATATCCTCGTCAACAATGCCGGTATCCAGCATGTCTCGCCAATCGAGGAGTTCCCGGTCGATAAATGGGATGCGATCATCGCGCTCAACCTGTCGGCGACATTCCACACGATCCGCGCCGCGCTGCCCGGCATGAAAGCGCGCGGAAGAGGGCGGATCATCAACGTTGCCTCGGCCCATGCGCTGGTCGCCTCACCCTTCAAGAGCGCCTATGTCGCCGCCAAGCACGGTGTGCTGGGTCTCACGAAAACGGTAGGCCTCGAAGCGGCCAGGGAGGGCGTTACCTGCAATGCCATCTGCCCCGGATATGTGTGGACGCCGTTGGTCGAAAAGCAGATCGACGACACTGCCAAGGCGCGCGGCATCAGCCGCGAAGAGGTGATCGAAAACGTCCTCCTCGCCGCCCAACCGAGCAAGAAGTTCGCGACGGTCGAGGAGCTCGGCGCGCTCGCTGTGTTCCTCGCATCCGACATGGGCGCGTCGATCAACGGCACCGCGCTGAGCGTCGACGGCGGGTGGGTCGCCCAATGA
- a CDS encoding cupin domain-containing protein — MTNLLKIAPLALAATTALAAPAFAGQCAAEGTNALANAPTMPKGVTDTVIGSIDLKNEIGVDGRLLRTRRLVVQPGGIVPLHSHVDRPALIVTVSGAITEYRSNCTKPIEHKAGDISREADGISHYWVNHGNVPAVLLSSDVFHGM; from the coding sequence ATGACCAACTTGCTCAAGATCGCCCCGCTCGCCCTGGCCGCCACCACGGCCCTTGCCGCCCCCGCCTTTGCCGGCCAGTGCGCCGCCGAAGGCACCAATGCGCTGGCGAATGCGCCGACCATGCCCAAGGGCGTCACCGACACGGTGATCGGCTCGATCGACCTCAAGAATGAAATCGGCGTCGACGGCCGCCTGCTCCGCACCCGTCGTCTGGTTGTACAGCCGGGCGGCATCGTTCCGCTGCACAGCCACGTCGACCGGCCGGCGCTGATTGTAACCGTCAGCGGCGCGATCACCGAATACCGCTCCAACTGCACCAAGCCGATCGAACATAAGGCCGGTGACATCAGCCGCGAGGCGGACGGGATCTCCCACTATTGGGTGAACCACGGAAATGTCCCCGCCGTGCTGCTGTCCTCGGACGTGTTCCACGGGATGTGA
- a CDS encoding DUF2282 domain-containing protein, which translates to MNTLSKVASMAVLASLSAAVAHAGPAAPQPGKDKCFGVSLAGKNDCAAGAGTTCAGTSHKDYQGNAWKYVAKGTCTAIKTPKGNGSLTPIASR; encoded by the coding sequence ATGAATACGCTTAGCAAAGTCGCCTCGATGGCCGTTCTAGCTTCCTTGAGCGCCGCCGTCGCCCACGCCGGTCCCGCGGCCCCGCAGCCGGGCAAGGACAAGTGCTTCGGCGTTTCGCTCGCCGGCAAGAACGACTGCGCCGCGGGTGCGGGCACGACCTGCGCCGGCACGTCGCATAAGGACTATCAGGGCAACGCTTGGAAATATGTTGCCAAGGGCACCTGCACGGCGATCAAGACGCCCAAGGGCAACGGGTCGCTGACCCCGATCGCGAGCCGATAA
- a CDS encoding DUF692 domain-containing protein: MTPSAGIGFKADHLADALTVSAEGMWFEVHAENYMVDGGPRLAVLDTLAARFPLSIHGVGMSLASPEAPDPDHLDALKRLVDRTRPALVSEHLAWSRFNGRYYPDLLPMPRTTCLLTQLTSNIAAVQDRLDRAILIENPSHYLDIADHDWGETDFLVELCRRSGCGLLVDVNNVVVGSHNLGFSAEDWLAALPGALIGEIHLAGHSADEKLPLLIDSHDAPVDEKVWALFERLIARIGPKPTLIERDANIPPFAELMAERDRAQAVLEREPAYA; the protein is encoded by the coding sequence ATGACTCCCTCTGCCGGCATCGGTTTCAAGGCCGACCATCTGGCGGACGCGCTAACCGTGTCGGCGGAGGGAATGTGGTTCGAAGTCCATGCCGAAAATTACATGGTCGATGGCGGGCCAAGGCTGGCGGTACTCGATACCCTCGCCGCTCGCTTCCCGCTTTCGATCCACGGGGTCGGGATGTCGCTGGCCAGTCCGGAGGCGCCCGATCCCGACCATCTCGACGCGCTGAAGCGCCTTGTCGACCGCACTAGGCCCGCGCTGGTTTCCGAACATCTCGCCTGGTCGCGATTCAACGGACGCTATTACCCCGACCTGCTGCCGATGCCGCGCACCACTTGTCTTCTGACCCAGCTGACGAGCAACATCGCGGCCGTTCAGGACAGGCTCGACCGCGCGATCCTGATCGAAAATCCGTCCCATTATCTCGATATCGCCGACCATGACTGGGGCGAGACCGATTTCCTGGTCGAGCTGTGCCGCCGTTCTGGCTGCGGCCTGCTGGTCGACGTCAACAATGTCGTCGTCGGATCGCACAACCTCGGCTTCTCCGCCGAAGACTGGCTCGCCGCGCTGCCGGGCGCGTTGATCGGCGAAATCCACCTTGCCGGCCACAGCGCCGACGAAAAACTGCCCCTGCTGATCGACAGCCATGACGCGCCGGTCGACGAAAAGGTCTGGGCACTGTTCGAACGGCTGATCGCCCGCATCGGGCCCAAGCCGACGCTGATCGAGCGCGACGCCAACATCCCGCCCTTCGCCGAGTTGATGGCCGAACGCGACCGCGCGCAGGCCGTCCTGGAGCGGGAGCCGGCTTATGCGTGA